Proteins encoded by one window of Scatophagus argus isolate fScaArg1 chromosome 8, fScaArg1.pri, whole genome shotgun sequence:
- the LOC124062989 gene encoding adenosine receptor A3-like, protein MAEWSWVAYTVLEVLIAVACCLGNALVVCAVCIGIRDSLREPTFCFLISLAVADFLVGVAAVPLAVLLDGWVSVTPDLCLLLSCVVLVLTQASVLSLLAIAVDRYFRLHTPIRYKALATQRHSWMAVSLCWTLSCLLGFTPLFGWHNYSSSPSESTSTSSPSFDSPPCTFLSVISLPFMVYFNFLGCVLAPLLVMSFLYTRIFWSLQGRLKESCPQAQPSLLSEKKLACSLALILILFAGCWIPLHLMNCLLLFHGPEAVTQGTLYTGILLSHTNSAVNPVVYAYRIPKIKQAYSQIWRRFITNINSDHGDKQVHRVRTGSRANHSEMRGSGGKTTP, encoded by the exons ATGGCTGAATGGAGTTGGGTGGCCTACACAGTCCTAGAAGTGTTGATTGCTGTGGCCTGTTGCCTTGGCAATGCGTTGGTggtgtgtgcagtgtgtatcGGTATACGGGATTCCCTGCGGGAGCCAACCTTCTGCTTCCTCATTTCTCTAGCGGTGGCTGACTTCTTAGTGGGTGTGGCTGCTGTACCCCTGGCTGTACTACTGGATGGCTGGGTGAGTGTAACCCCTGACCTGTGCCTTCTTCTCAGCTGTGTCGTGCTCGTGCTGACTCAGGCCTCTGTGCTGTCACTGCTAGCTATCGCCGTGGACCGATACTTCCGGTTACACACACCCATCAG ATACAAAGCCCTGGCCACACAGAGGCATTCATGGATGGCTGTATCTCTGTGTTGGACCCTTTCCTGTCTATTGGGGTTCACTCCTCTGTTTGGTTGGCACAACtattcttcttctccatctgaGTCCACCAGTACATCTTCTCCTTCCTTTGACTCTCCACCCTGTACCTTCCTCTCCGTTATCTCCCTTCCCTTCATGGTGTACTTCAACTTCCTGGGATGTGTCCTGGCGCCCCTGCTGGTCATGAGCTTCCTCTACACTCGAATCTTCTGGAGCCTCCAGGGCCGTCTGAAAGAAAGCTGTCCTCAAGCCCAGCCCTCTCTACTCAGTGAAAAGAAGCTGGCCTGCTCCCTGgctctgattctgattttatttgccGGCTGCTGGATTCCCCTGCACTTGATgaactgtctgctgctgtttcacgGTCCCGAGGCTGTCACACAGGGGACCCTCTATACAG GTATTCTCCTGTCTCACACCAACTCAGCAGTCAACCCTGTGGTCTATGCCTATCGCATCCCAAAGATCAAGCAGGCCTACAGTCAAATATGGAGGCGCTTCATCACGAACATAAACAGCGACCATGGGGACAAGCAAGTTCACCGAGTTAGAACAGGCAGCCGAGCCAATCACTCAGAGATGCGTGGATCAGGAGGGAAGACTACACCCTAA